In Saccharothrix syringae, the following are encoded in one genomic region:
- a CDS encoding S26 family signal peptidase, translated as MNPLPLVRVVGASMVPTLRSGDVVLVRFGRRPRVGDVVLVRWAGRPGQLSVKRAVRVEGDGWHVEGDNPFGTTDSRSLGPAQVVGTVRFRVWPRPRRVR; from the coding sequence GTGAACCCGTTGCCGCTGGTTCGGGTGGTCGGGGCCTCCATGGTGCCCACCCTCCGCAGCGGTGACGTGGTGCTGGTGCGGTTCGGGCGGCGGCCGCGAGTGGGGGACGTGGTGCTGGTCAGGTGGGCCGGGCGGCCCGGGCAGTTGTCGGTCAAGCGGGCCGTTCGGGTCGAGGGGGACGGGTGGCACGTGGAGGGGGACAACCCGTTCGGCACGACCGACTCGCGCTCGCTCGGGCCCGCCCAGGTGGTGGGCACGGTGCGGTTCCGGGTCTGGCCCCGGCCGCGTCGGGTGCGGTGA
- a CDS encoding helix-turn-helix domain-containing protein, translating into MGTFKRRCRTCDTLLASDNRGIQCGKCAAASTLSAPALPREFWTQPALREAFESRSIGEVFRAYRKAQNPTVSQTTLAAWLDLTQGRVSEIERTRRPVTDLERLERWCNALHVPHHLRWFNGGVREVHDVQELYASRTVDPSPAFSTQPTWAPVDQGSTAGPQELDIVHVAIPRLRRALDILDLPDDGPTRSLAELRADVALMNEHRLEARYGELVRHLPGLIGELARARQLLAADDRRQAASLLTLALRAADGVAYKYRYFDLSARLIDLMRTTAQESEDPLLPAAVSYVRTETFFASGDLHAAARALDLAADQIPTRNLKQAPTAAAFGALHMRAAVVAARAGKADIAADHLLTARYAIHAAPEGVYHGTAFGPASLRIHELAVAAELRDPAGIQRAATWQPPRELPAERRSHYYIDLARAQLDLGHHEDAYVCLQAARQAAPEHTRAHPQVRQALSVLLRTHPSLSTGLLDLAAWAGAR; encoded by the coding sequence GTGGGCACGTTCAAACGGCGCTGCCGCACCTGTGACACGCTCCTGGCCAGTGACAACCGGGGCATTCAATGTGGGAAGTGCGCTGCGGCTTCTACACTCAGCGCCCCCGCGCTGCCGCGTGAGTTCTGGACGCAGCCGGCCCTGCGCGAGGCGTTCGAGTCCCGCAGCATCGGCGAGGTCTTCCGCGCCTACCGCAAGGCCCAGAACCCCACCGTCTCACAGACCACCCTCGCGGCCTGGCTCGACCTCACCCAGGGCCGGGTCAGCGAAATCGAACGCACCCGCCGCCCGGTCACCGACCTCGAACGCCTCGAACGCTGGTGCAACGCCCTCCACGTGCCCCACCACCTGCGGTGGTTCAACGGCGGAGTGCGGGAAGTCCACGACGTCCAGGAGCTGTACGCCAGCCGCACAGTGGACCCGAGTCCCGCATTCTCGACTCAGCCGACGTGGGCGCCGGTCGACCAGGGTAGCACGGCCGGCCCACAAGAGCTGGACATCGTCCACGTAGCCATCCCGCGCCTACGCCGTGCACTCGACATCCTCGATCTACCCGACGACGGCCCCACCCGCAGCCTTGCCGAGCTGCGCGCCGACGTCGCCCTGATGAACGAACACCGCCTCGAAGCGCGCTACGGCGAACTGGTCCGCCACCTACCCGGCCTGATCGGCGAACTGGCCCGCGCCCGCCAGCTCCTGGCCGCCGACGACCGCCGCCAGGCCGCTTCCCTGCTCACCCTGGCCCTGCGCGCCGCCGACGGCGTGGCCTACAAGTACCGCTACTTCGACCTGTCGGCTCGCCTGATCGACCTCATGCGCACGACAGCCCAGGAATCCGAGGACCCGCTGTTGCCCGCGGCGGTGTCCTACGTGCGCACCGAGACGTTCTTCGCCAGTGGCGACCTCCACGCCGCCGCCCGCGCCCTCGACCTGGCCGCCGACCAGATCCCCACCCGCAACCTCAAGCAGGCCCCGACCGCAGCCGCGTTCGGCGCTCTCCACATGCGCGCCGCGGTCGTGGCCGCCCGAGCGGGCAAAGCCGACATCGCAGCCGACCACCTGCTCACCGCCCGCTACGCCATCCATGCGGCACCCGAAGGCGTCTACCACGGCACCGCGTTCGGCCCTGCCTCACTGCGCATCCACGAGCTTGCCGTAGCCGCCGAGCTGCGCGACCCGGCAGGCATCCAACGCGCGGCCACCTGGCAGCCCCCGCGGGAACTCCCCGCAGAACGCCGCTCGCACTACTACATCGACCTGGCCCGCGCCCAGCTCGACCTCGGCCACCACGAAGACGCCTACGTCTGCCTCCAGGCCGCCCGTCAAGCTGCCCCCGAACACACCCGAGCCCACCCGCAGGTACGCCAAGCCCTGTCGGTGCTGCTGCGCACCCACCCGTCACTCAGCACCGGCCTGCTGGACCTGGCGGCTTGGGCCGGCGCTCGCTGA
- a CDS encoding dTDP-4-dehydrorhamnose 3,5-epimerase family protein, which translates to MQARELKIPGAFEFTPSVFPDNRGLFVAPFQEAAFVAAVGHPLRVAQTNHSESARGVVRGLHYADVPPGQAKYVHCPRGRLLDVVVDLRVGSPTFGEWEAVELSPDRFNALYLPEGLGHALMALEDGSVTSYLCSEGFNPKAERAVQPLSLGLPWPADVEPVLSEKDAAAPTLEEARAAGVLPTYEACVAWYERLRG; encoded by the coding sequence ATGCAGGCACGTGAGCTGAAAATCCCCGGCGCGTTCGAGTTCACCCCTTCGGTATTCCCGGATAACCGAGGTCTGTTCGTCGCGCCGTTCCAGGAGGCGGCGTTCGTCGCGGCGGTCGGCCACCCGCTGCGGGTGGCGCAGACCAACCACAGCGAGTCCGCGCGGGGCGTGGTGCGGGGGCTGCACTACGCCGACGTGCCGCCCGGGCAGGCCAAGTACGTCCACTGCCCGCGCGGTCGGCTGCTGGACGTCGTGGTCGACCTGCGGGTCGGGTCGCCGACGTTCGGCGAGTGGGAGGCGGTGGAGCTGTCGCCCGACCGGTTCAACGCGCTGTACCTGCCCGAGGGGCTCGGGCACGCGCTGATGGCGCTGGAGGACGGGTCGGTCACGTCGTACCTGTGCTCGGAGGGGTTCAACCCGAAGGCCGAGCGCGCCGTCCAGCCGCTGTCGCTGGGGCTGCCGTGGCCGGCCGACGTCGAGCCGGTGCTGTCGGAGAAGGACGCGGCGGCGCCGACGCTGGAGGAGGCGAGGGCCGCGGGCGTGCTGCCGACGTACGAGGCGTGCGTGGCCTGGTACGAGCGGCTGCGGGGGTAG
- the sodN gene encoding superoxide dismutase, Ni, whose product MRLLSRIRSLRRPLLEATAHCDLPCGVYDPAQARIEAESIKAIQEKYQANEDPEFRTRALLIKEQRAELVKHHLWVLWTDYFKPPHFEKYPELHDLFNRATKAAGAAGAKGSMDPAKGQELLDLIAQIDKIFWETKQAA is encoded by the coding sequence ATGCGACTTCTGTCGCGCATCCGTTCACTCCGCCGCCCACTCCTGGAGGCCACCGCGCACTGCGACCTCCCGTGCGGTGTGTACGACCCGGCTCAGGCTCGGATCGAGGCGGAGTCGATCAAGGCGATCCAGGAGAAGTACCAGGCGAACGAGGACCCGGAGTTCCGCACGCGGGCCCTGCTGATCAAGGAGCAGCGCGCGGAGCTCGTCAAGCACCACCTGTGGGTGCTGTGGACCGACTACTTCAAGCCGCCGCACTTCGAGAAGTACCCCGAGCTGCACGACCTGTTCAACCGGGCCACGAAGGCCGCCGGCGCGGCCGGCGCCAAGGGTTCCATGGACCCGGCCAAGGGGCAGGAGCTGCTCGACCTGATCGCCCAGATCGACAAGATCTTCTGGGAGACCAAGCAGGCGGCCTGA
- a CDS encoding NAD(P)-dependent malic enzyme, with amino-acid sequence MTALNDQPLKTAELTDDEIFGAHEGGKLGVGTTASLADSRALSIAYTPGVARVSRAIADDPALAARYTWAHRLVAVVSDGTAVLGLGDIGASASLPVMEGKAALFKTFGGLDSIPLVLDTTDVDEIVETLVRLRPSFGAVNLEDVAAPRCFELEARLVEALDVPVMHDDQHGTAVVTLAALRGANAVLGKDIADQRVVVSGAGAAGVACAKILIAAGIGEVTLVDSRGIVHVGRDGLNPIKAEMAEITNASGLKGGIAEALRGADVFVGVSSATVEEELIAGMADGAIVFALSNPDPEVHPEVARRHAAVVATGRSDFPNQINNVLAFPGIFRGALDAGAKRITERMKLAAAEAIAAVAADDLSADRIVPSALDPRVAPEVAAAVALAAREDGVA; translated from the coding sequence ATGACCGCATTGAACGACCAGCCGCTGAAAACCGCGGAACTCACCGACGACGAGATCTTCGGCGCCCACGAGGGCGGCAAGCTGGGCGTGGGCACCACCGCCTCGCTCGCCGACTCGCGCGCGCTGTCGATCGCCTACACCCCGGGCGTGGCCCGGGTCAGCCGCGCCATCGCCGACGACCCCGCCCTGGCCGCCCGCTACACGTGGGCGCACCGCCTGGTCGCCGTGGTCAGCGACGGCACCGCCGTGCTCGGCCTGGGCGACATCGGCGCCAGCGCCTCCCTCCCGGTCATGGAGGGCAAGGCCGCCCTGTTCAAGACCTTCGGCGGCCTCGACTCGATCCCGCTGGTGCTCGACACCACGGACGTGGACGAGATCGTCGAGACGCTGGTCCGGCTGCGCCCGTCGTTCGGCGCGGTCAACCTGGAGGACGTCGCCGCGCCCCGCTGCTTCGAGCTGGAGGCCCGGCTGGTCGAGGCCCTGGACGTGCCGGTCATGCACGACGACCAGCACGGCACGGCGGTGGTCACGCTGGCCGCCCTGCGCGGTGCCAACGCCGTCCTCGGCAAGGACATCGCCGACCAGCGCGTGGTCGTCTCCGGCGCCGGCGCGGCGGGCGTGGCCTGCGCGAAGATCCTGATCGCGGCGGGCATCGGCGAGGTGACGCTGGTCGACTCGCGCGGCATCGTGCACGTGGGCCGCGACGGGCTGAACCCGATCAAGGCCGAGATGGCGGAGATCACCAACGCCAGTGGCCTGAAGGGCGGGATCGCCGAGGCGCTGCGCGGCGCGGACGTGTTCGTCGGCGTGTCCTCGGCCACGGTCGAGGAGGAGCTGATCGCGGGCATGGCGGACGGCGCCATCGTGTTCGCGCTGTCCAACCCCGACCCGGAAGTTCACCCGGAGGTGGCACGTCGGCACGCCGCCGTGGTGGCCACCGGCCGCAGCGACTTCCCCAACCAGATCAACAACGTGCTCGCCTTCCCCGGCATCTTCCGGGGTGCCCTGGACGCGGGCGCCAAGCGGATCACCGAGCGCATGAAGCTCGCCGCCGCGGAGGCCATCGCCGCGGTCGCCGCCGACGACCTGTCCGCCGACCGGATCGTGCCCAGCGCGCTCGACCCGCGGGTCGCGCCCGAAGTGGCCGCCGCCGTGGCCTTGGCAGCCCGGGAGGACGGGGTAGCCTGA
- a CDS encoding HAD family hydrolase, translating into MVTAVVFDVGETLLDDSREWGAWADWIGVSRHTFSTVLGAVTAAGRDNAETFQYFRPGFDVAHERRLREEAGVGERIEDGDLYPDARTGLARLRELGLWVGVAGNQTVRAAELLRGLNLPVDGLATSGEWGVAKPAPEFFERVVEMAPAATAADVLYVGDHRDNDVVAAKAAGLRTALIRRGPWGYLWADDPLVRRDADWVIDSLHDLPKLLTAP; encoded by the coding sequence ATGGTGACCGCGGTGGTGTTCGACGTGGGTGAGACCTTGCTGGACGACTCCCGGGAGTGGGGTGCCTGGGCCGACTGGATCGGGGTGTCCCGGCACACCTTCTCCACGGTGCTGGGCGCGGTTACCGCGGCGGGGCGGGACAACGCCGAGACATTCCAGTACTTCCGGCCCGGGTTCGACGTTGCTCACGAGCGGCGGTTGCGGGAAGAGGCTGGGGTGGGTGAGCGTATCGAGGACGGCGACTTGTACCCGGACGCGCGGACCGGCCTGGCGCGGCTGCGTGAACTTGGGCTGTGGGTGGGCGTCGCAGGTAATCAGACCGTTCGCGCGGCTGAGCTGCTGCGCGGGCTGAATCTGCCGGTGGACGGCCTCGCGACGTCTGGTGAGTGGGGTGTGGCCAAGCCAGCCCCGGAGTTCTTCGAGCGGGTCGTGGAGATGGCCCCTGCGGCTACTGCCGCTGACGTGCTCTACGTCGGTGATCACCGGGACAACGACGTCGTGGCCGCCAAAGCTGCCGGGCTGCGTACGGCGTTGATCCGGCGCGGACCGTGGGGTTACCTGTGGGCTGATGACCCGTTGGTGCGCCGCGATGCCGACTGGGTGATCGACTCCCTGCACGACCTGCCCAAGCTGCTGACCGCGCCATAG
- a CDS encoding sensor domain-containing protein, translating into MPKRVGRAPVVLDPARPPDGEVELGGLALPEAPTLLCDPKGVVMRASAAAIALAKARSADDLIGRTLGELLVGTADDLRLHQADGALLPVRVVRNQVPGTGLHAVLMVDVSDLARAAEDLRDEQRRLRTVQRVARIGSWEYDPATGVTVWSESHYEMLGVKPGEVVPGAQAVLDVVHPDDYEMVASYWANRALDGNPIDIVYRVVLPDGSLRRIRGVAEAKLRSDGRTQFITGYIRDITDQWSSDRALETERARLLEAQRIARMGSWSYEFPTRAGRPGTVHRSEVLLEMYAELGVVPDDDLLCGVHPEDRGLLEDLRRRLLHGEEGATVEAEVRSQVGDRVYVCRARGESEGGRIIRLHGTIQDVTEARALERQLRQDRRRLADAQKAAQLGVWEWNLQTGEVVWSDMLTDLFGVPRGEHTHYQTYLDLVHPDDRAWVDDLWQQLAGEEVPIQLEHRLVRRDGRVRVFRCYGVVVKGADGRPLAVGTAQDITEQRATETRMKRSSQRFADLVSLTPVGIGLFDEGERLVDANDALCDLLGMDLEQLRGMTASQLTHPDDVGNPLPSIDEMSAAGAERAHRIPQRVLVRRDGVQVYCELHIALSVQDDGRRFWLIVFQDITERRRTAEALRHQATHDELTGLPNRALVKEMLATLLASPERAKVAVLFCDIDNFKRVNDSLGHDAGDELLVALARRLEGGLPAGCTAARLSGDEYVIICENIDAVGGVDKLATTVAGLLRTAVPVHGQLVRVSASIGAAVPNGSRATGNDLLRFADAAMFEAKRSGAGRVALASAALIASADRQVHLEGQLRDALAHDGLALHFQPVVGVDGSVLTAEALVRWPHPDRGLLPPDIFLPVAEQGDLLRELDRWVLRTALKEAAGWPSPGGQPVSVAVNLAGLVPGDPEFVDIVANAIAEADISWDRVVLELVETSLVDLPSRVRQSMDELVGRGIRFAVDDFGTGYSSLARLKDLPAQIIKVDRRFVSGVGNDFSDSAVANAVVDMARAMGRQCVAEGVETATQFHVLRGMGVDAYQGWLFSRPVPPKEFRAVLALGPLHIPRAG; encoded by the coding sequence GTGCCCAAGCGGGTTGGACGCGCTCCGGTCGTGCTGGACCCGGCGCGCCCGCCGGACGGCGAGGTGGAGCTGGGCGGCCTCGCGCTGCCCGAGGCGCCCACCCTGCTGTGCGACCCCAAGGGCGTGGTCATGCGCGCCAGCGCCGCCGCGATCGCGCTGGCCAAGGCCCGCTCCGCCGACGACCTGATCGGCCGCACGCTCGGCGAGCTGCTCGTCGGCACCGCGGACGACCTGCGCCTCCACCAGGCCGACGGCGCCCTGCTGCCCGTGCGCGTGGTGCGCAACCAGGTGCCCGGCACCGGCCTGCACGCGGTGCTCATGGTGGACGTCTCCGACCTGGCCAGGGCCGCCGAGGACCTGCGCGACGAGCAGCGGCGGCTGCGCACCGTGCAGCGCGTGGCCCGGATCGGCTCCTGGGAGTACGACCCCGCCACCGGCGTCACGGTCTGGTCCGAGTCGCACTACGAGATGCTGGGCGTGAAGCCCGGCGAGGTGGTCCCGGGCGCGCAGGCCGTGCTGGACGTGGTCCACCCCGACGACTACGAGATGGTCGCCAGCTACTGGGCCAACCGCGCGCTCGACGGCAACCCCATCGACATCGTCTACCGGGTCGTGCTGCCCGACGGGAGCCTGCGCCGGATCCGCGGCGTGGCCGAGGCGAAGCTCCGCTCGGACGGCCGGACCCAGTTCATCACCGGCTACATCCGCGACATCACCGACCAGTGGAGTTCCGACCGCGCCCTGGAGACCGAGCGCGCCCGCCTGCTGGAGGCCCAGCGCATCGCGCGCATGGGCAGCTGGAGCTACGAGTTCCCGACCAGGGCCGGCCGCCCCGGCACCGTGCACCGCAGCGAGGTGCTGCTGGAGATGTACGCCGAGCTGGGCGTCGTCCCGGACGACGACCTGCTGTGCGGCGTGCACCCGGAGGACCGCGGCCTGCTGGAGGACCTGCGCCGCCGGCTGCTGCACGGCGAGGAGGGCGCCACGGTCGAGGCCGAGGTGCGCAGCCAGGTCGGCGACCGCGTCTACGTGTGCCGGGCGCGCGGCGAGTCCGAGGGCGGCCGGATCATCCGGCTGCACGGCACCATCCAGGACGTCACCGAGGCCCGCGCGCTGGAGCGGCAGCTCCGCCAGGACCGCCGCCGGCTGGCCGACGCGCAGAAGGCCGCCCAGCTCGGCGTGTGGGAGTGGAACCTGCAGACCGGCGAGGTCGTGTGGTCGGACATGCTCACCGACCTGTTCGGCGTGCCGCGCGGCGAGCACACCCACTACCAGACCTACCTCGACCTGGTGCACCCCGACGACCGGGCGTGGGTCGACGACCTGTGGCAGCAGCTCGCGGGCGAGGAGGTGCCGATCCAGCTGGAGCACCGGCTGGTGCGCCGCGACGGCCGGGTGCGCGTGTTCCGCTGCTACGGCGTGGTGGTCAAGGGCGCCGACGGCAGGCCGCTCGCGGTCGGCACGGCGCAGGACATCACCGAGCAGCGCGCCACCGAGACCCGCATGAAGCGGTCCAGCCAGCGCTTCGCCGACCTGGTCTCGCTCACGCCCGTGGGCATCGGCCTGTTCGACGAGGGCGAGCGGCTGGTCGACGCCAACGACGCGCTGTGCGACCTGCTGGGCATGGACCTGGAGCAGCTGCGCGGCATGACCGCGAGCCAGCTCACCCACCCCGACGACGTGGGCAACCCGCTGCCGTCGATCGACGAGATGTCCGCGGCCGGCGCCGAGCGCGCGCACCGCATCCCGCAGCGCGTGCTGGTCCGCCGCGACGGCGTGCAGGTGTACTGCGAGCTGCACATCGCGCTGTCCGTGCAGGACGACGGCCGCCGGTTCTGGCTGATCGTGTTCCAGGACATCACCGAGCGCCGCCGCACCGCCGAGGCGCTGCGCCACCAGGCCACCCACGACGAGCTGACCGGCCTGCCCAACCGGGCGCTGGTCAAGGAGATGCTGGCGACCCTGCTGGCCTCGCCGGAGCGGGCCAAGGTCGCGGTGCTGTTCTGCGACATCGACAACTTCAAGCGGGTCAACGACTCGCTGGGCCACGACGCGGGCGACGAGCTGCTGGTGGCGCTGGCCAGGCGGCTGGAGGGCGGGCTGCCCGCCGGCTGCACCGCGGCCAGGCTGTCCGGCGACGAGTACGTGATCATCTGCGAGAACATCGACGCCGTCGGCGGGGTGGACAAGCTGGCCACCACGGTGGCGGGCCTGCTGCGCACGGCCGTGCCGGTGCACGGGCAGCTCGTGCGGGTCTCGGCGTCGATCGGCGCGGCGGTGCCCAACGGGTCCCGGGCCACCGGCAACGACCTGCTGCGCTTCGCCGACGCGGCGATGTTCGAGGCCAAGCGCTCGGGCGCGGGCCGGGTGGCGCTGGCCAGCGCCGCGCTGATCGCCTCGGCCGACCGTCAGGTCCACCTGGAGGGCCAGTTGCGCGACGCGCTGGCGCACGACGGGCTGGCCCTGCACTTCCAACCAGTGGTCGGCGTGGACGGGTCGGTGCTGACCGCCGAGGCCCTGGTCCGCTGGCCGCACCCGGACCGCGGGCTGCTGCCGCCGGACATCTTCCTGCCCGTGGCCGAGCAGGGCGACCTGCTGCGCGAGCTGGACCGGTGGGTGCTGCGCACGGCGCTGAAGGAGGCCGCGGGCTGGCCCTCGCCGGGCGGCCAGCCGGTGTCGGTGGCGGTGAACCTGGCCGGGCTGGTGCCCGGTGACCCCGAGTTCGTCGACATCGTGGCCAACGCGATCGCCGAGGCCGACATCTCGTGGGACCGCGTGGTGCTGGAGCTGGTGGAGACCTCGCTGGTAGACCTGCCCTCGCGGGTGCGGCAGTCGATGGACGAGCTGGTCGGGCGCGGCATCCGGTTCGCCGTCGACGACTTCGGCACCGGGTACTCGTCGCTGGCCCGGCTCAAGGACCTGCCGGCGCAGATCATCAAGGTCGACCGCCGGTTCGTGTCGGGCGTGGGCAACGACTTCTCGGACTCCGCCGTGGCCAACGCGGTGGTCGACATGGCGCGGGCGATGGGCCGCCAGTGCGTGGCCGAGGGCGTGGAGACCGCGACCCAGTTCCACGTGCTGCGCGGCATGGGCGTGGACGCCTACCAGGGCTGGCTGTTCTCCCGGCCGGTGCCGCCCAAGGAGTTCCGCGCCGTGCTGGCGCTGGGCCCCTTGCACATCCCCCGTGCGGGCTGA